The following are from one region of the Amia ocellicauda isolate fAmiCal2 chromosome 1, fAmiCal2.hap1, whole genome shotgun sequence genome:
- the cacng6b gene encoding voltage-dependent calcium channel gamma-6 subunit isoform X1: protein MLSEEFSTDRGDSLNCTSRSLSTPSLHPLLLLLLVSLSSPSISPSLCFSLFSSIIHTPPLTFTLISLSPFLPFSLSHLSLCFPSLTASLGFPLPHWPLPPPRSHRLSLANLAEVAMWSNFFMQEEEGRGGGGAGGLMGAGMGGGRGGGGAKRRGGGATHSALSDSQEGKIKLAFFVAIVGVTLTVLGVGTEFWVELSPPKDLYGNYTCLAAHYGLWKQCLRTLWVSDIDPHRNSCGPAELPGESNCTYFKFFTSGENAVIFKKTTAKSLSVCASVLSLISITLMVMGSICVTMAISKGVQFLLKPASFCFILSGLLVLSTILVFHRSVLALLGSDPRVPLYHELSWSVACVGAAGAVLILGGVCFLLLSLPFSPWERCLHKQSAT from the exons GTCCTTGAGCACTCCCTCCCTTCATCCTCTCCTCCTACTCctgctggtctctctctcttccccctcaatttctccatctctctgtttttctctcttttcctcGATCATACACACACCCCCCCTCACCTTCACTCTCATCTCTCTTTCCccctttcttcctttctctctctcccatctctccctctgtttcCCATCCCTAACTGCCTCTCTCGgcttccctctccctcactggcctctccctccccctcgctCTCACCGTCTTTCTCTGGCGAACCTCGCTGAAGTGGCCATGTGGTCAAATTTCTTCATGCAGGAAGAGGAGGGCCGGGGCGGGGGCGGGGCCGGGGGCCTGATGGGCGCCGGGATGGGCGGAGGCCGGGGAGGGGGCGGGGCAAAGCGCCGAGGAGGCGGGGCAACGCATTCGGCGTTGAGCGACAGCCAGGAGGGCAAGATCAAGCTGGCTTTCTTCGTGGCCATCGTGGGCGTGACCCTCACCGTGCTGGGCGTCGGCACGGAGTTCTGGGTGGAGCTCAGCCCACCCAAGGATCTTTATGGCAACTACACCTGCCTGGCCGCTCATTATGGGCTGTGGAAGCAGTGTCTGCGGACGCTGTGGGTCTCGGACATCGACCCGCACAGAAACAGCTGCGGACCAGCAGAGCTACCTGGAg AGTCTAACTGCACATACTTCAAGTTCTTCACCTCCGGAGAGAACGCTGTGATTTTCAAGAAGACGACAGCGAAAA gtctcagtgtgtgtgcctCAGTTCTGTCTCTCATCAGCATCACTCTGATGGTCATGGGCTCCATCTGCGTCACCATGGCGATCAGCAAGGGTGTGCAGTTTCTGCTCAAGCCCGCCTCCTTCTGCTTCATCCTATcag GGCTCCTGGTGTTGTCCACTATCTTGGTGTTCCACCGGTCAGTCCTGGCCCTGCTGGGCAGTGACCCCAGAGTGCCCCTGTACCACGAGCTGTCCTGGTCAGTGGCCTGCGTGGGGGCTGCAGGGGCCGTGCTGATCCTTGGCGGAGTCTGTTTCCTGCTGCTGTCCTTGCCCTTCAGCCCCTGGGAGCGCTGTCTTCACAAGCAGAGCGCCACCTAG
- the cacng8b gene encoding voltage-dependent calcium channel gamma-4 subunit isoform X1 — protein MSHTPRTARTPARSPTPACGGSAAWRAAPRTARDRTPANPPPISLPVSSVFQSLIPPIIYTSSLHSSITDHSITAILCGEKTQGLKRGVCVQINHFPEDADYDHDGAEYLLRVVRASSIFPILSAMLLLLGGLCIAASRFYKSKRNIILGAGILFVAAGLSNIIGVIVYISASAGDISPKKDEDKKWHYSYGWSFYFGGLSFILAEMVGVLAVNIYIEKNKELRCRSRPTDLLRSTTQAVLRLPGYRFRPPRSRSSSRGSTDPCRSRDPSPVGVGGPGPGGGGKAGGFGPMSVSTLPNPHSHGHGGDITMYTLSREGGKMGGGGGLYGTVDRATLYQLHNCFPKEGAMLLGGTLPSLPTSASSPSQGLNLGLSMSSASQPPPSANAPPLPPPPASSSSSQPPPLPPSSLSNSHPSGSLLLSSSTSSSSALPPSSGGTNGGGGGGLGMGVVSTLDRLGKDREVNSNTLNRKTTPV, from the exons GCAGCACCGAGGACAGCCAGAGACAGGACCCcagccaaccccccccccatctctctaCCTGTCTCGTCTGTCTTCCAGTCTCTCATCCCTCCAATCATCTACACCTCCTCCCTCCATTCATCCATCACAGATCACTCCATCACAGCCATTCTGTGTGGGGAGAAGACACAGG ggcTGAAGAGAGGAGTGTGTGTTCAGATCAATCATTTCCCTGAGGACGCTGACTATGACCACGACGGAGCAGAATACCTACTGA GGGTGGTCAGGGCCTCCAGTATATTTCCAATCCTCAGTGCGATGCTCCTCCTGCTGGGTGGTCTGTGTATTGCAGCCAGTCGCTTCTACAAGAGCAAGCGGAACATCATACTGGGGGCAGGCATCCTGTTTGTGGCAGCGG GCCTCAGCAACATCATCGGGGTGATCGTGTACATCTCGGCCAGCGCGGGGGACATCTCGCCCAAGAAGGACGAGGATAAGAAGTGGCACTACTCCTATGGCTGGAGCTTCTACTTCGGCGGCCTGTCCTTCATTCTGGCCGAGATGGTGGGCGTGCTGGCTGTCAACATCTACATCGAGAAGAATAAGGAGCTGCGCTGCCGCTCGCGCCCCACTGACCTGCTGCGCTCCACCACGCAGGCGGTGCTGCGGCTGCCTGGCTACCGCTTCCGCCCGCCGCGCTCGCGCTCCAGCTCCCGTGGCTCCACCGACCCCTGCCGCTCGCGGGACCCCTCCCCGGTGGGCGTAGGGGGCCCGGGGCCGGGCGGGGGCGGGAAGGCAGGTGGCTTCGGGCCCATGTCGGTGTCCACGCTGCCCAACCCGCACTCGCATGGCCACGGCGGTGACATCACCATGTACACGCTGTCCCGCGAGGGGGGGAAGATgggcgggggcggggggctGTACGGGACGGTGGACCGGGCCACACTGTACCAGCTGCACAACTGCTTCCCTAAGGAGGGCGCCATGCTCCTTGGTGGCACCctgccctccctccccacctcaGCCTCCTCCCCCTCGCAGGGCCTGAACCTGGGCCtgtccatgagctccgcctctcAGCCGCCACCATCTGCCAATGCCCCGCCCCTGCCCCCGCCCCcggcctcttcctcctcctcccagccTCCTCCCCTTCCCCCGTCCTCCCTCTCCAACAGCCACCCCTCTGGCTCGCTGCttctctcctcctccacctcctcctcctccgccctgCCGCCCTCCTCTGGGGGCACGAATGGGGGCGGCGGGGGCGGGCTGGGCATGGGGGTGGTCAGCACGCTGGACCGGCTAGGGAAGGACCGGGAGGTCAACTCCAACACACTGAACCGAAAAACCACGCCTGTgtag
- the cacng6b gene encoding voltage-dependent calcium channel gamma-6 subunit isoform X2, whose product MWSNFFMQEEEGRGGGGAGGLMGAGMGGGRGGGGAKRRGGGATHSALSDSQEGKIKLAFFVAIVGVTLTVLGVGTEFWVELSPPKDLYGNYTCLAAHYGLWKQCLRTLWVSDIDPHRNSCGPAELPGESNCTYFKFFTSGENAVIFKKTTAKSLSVCASVLSLISITLMVMGSICVTMAISKGVQFLLKPASFCFILSGLLVLSTILVFHRSVLALLGSDPRVPLYHELSWSVACVGAAGAVLILGGVCFLLLSLPFSPWERCLHKQSAT is encoded by the exons ATGTGGTCAAATTTCTTCATGCAGGAAGAGGAGGGCCGGGGCGGGGGCGGGGCCGGGGGCCTGATGGGCGCCGGGATGGGCGGAGGCCGGGGAGGGGGCGGGGCAAAGCGCCGAGGAGGCGGGGCAACGCATTCGGCGTTGAGCGACAGCCAGGAGGGCAAGATCAAGCTGGCTTTCTTCGTGGCCATCGTGGGCGTGACCCTCACCGTGCTGGGCGTCGGCACGGAGTTCTGGGTGGAGCTCAGCCCACCCAAGGATCTTTATGGCAACTACACCTGCCTGGCCGCTCATTATGGGCTGTGGAAGCAGTGTCTGCGGACGCTGTGGGTCTCGGACATCGACCCGCACAGAAACAGCTGCGGACCAGCAGAGCTACCTGGAg AGTCTAACTGCACATACTTCAAGTTCTTCACCTCCGGAGAGAACGCTGTGATTTTCAAGAAGACGACAGCGAAAA gtctcagtgtgtgtgcctCAGTTCTGTCTCTCATCAGCATCACTCTGATGGTCATGGGCTCCATCTGCGTCACCATGGCGATCAGCAAGGGTGTGCAGTTTCTGCTCAAGCCCGCCTCCTTCTGCTTCATCCTATcag GGCTCCTGGTGTTGTCCACTATCTTGGTGTTCCACCGGTCAGTCCTGGCCCTGCTGGGCAGTGACCCCAGAGTGCCCCTGTACCACGAGCTGTCCTGGTCAGTGGCCTGCGTGGGGGCTGCAGGGGCCGTGCTGATCCTTGGCGGAGTCTGTTTCCTGCTGCTGTCCTTGCCCTTCAGCCCCTGGGAGCGCTGTCTTCACAAGCAGAGCGCCACCTAG